Proteins from a single region of Pseudomonas sp. 10S4:
- a CDS encoding CrfX protein produces MHDPFEQSLRDMLKASPSTRDDDACLGRVLKTANRQVGAGDLFSLLGRWLPALMIAVNNGSAHVTPVSRHRKPTVRTADKAD; encoded by the coding sequence ATGCACGATCCGTTTGAACAGTCTTTACGTGACATGCTCAAGGCATCTCCGTCCACTCGGGACGACGATGCGTGCCTTGGCCGTGTACTGAAAACCGCCAACCGCCAGGTCGGCGCTGGCGATCTGTTCAGCCTGCTGGGCCGCTGGTTGCCCGCGCTGATGATTGCCGTGAACAATGGATCGGCCCACGTCACGCCGGTTTCCCGTCACCGTAAACCTACCGTTCGTACTGCTGATAAGGCTGATTGA
- a CDS encoding mechanosensitive ion channel family protein, with product MELDLWTQSLVTAMTALWTKVANFIPNLFGALVVLLLGFVVAKLLDTLLSKLLAKLGLDRLMGGTGLTKLLSRAGLQVPISTLIGKIVYWFVLLIFLVSAAESLGLERVSATLDMLALYLPKVFGAALVLLVGVLLAQLANGLVRGAAEGVGLDYASGLGRIAQGLVIIISLSVAISQLEVKTDLLNHVIVIVLITVGLAVALAMGLGSREIAGQILAGIYVRELYQVGQQVRVGEVEGQIEEIGTVKTTLLTDEGELVSLSNRILLEQHVSSR from the coding sequence ATGGAACTTGATCTCTGGACTCAGAGCCTCGTCACTGCAATGACCGCGTTGTGGACCAAGGTTGCGAATTTCATTCCGAACCTGTTCGGCGCACTGGTTGTGCTGCTGTTGGGTTTTGTCGTGGCCAAGCTGCTGGACACCTTGCTGTCCAAATTGCTCGCCAAGTTGGGCCTTGATCGCCTGATGGGCGGTACCGGTTTGACCAAATTACTGTCCCGTGCCGGCCTTCAAGTACCGATTTCGACCCTGATCGGCAAAATCGTCTATTGGTTCGTTTTGCTGATTTTCCTGGTGTCCGCCGCAGAATCCCTTGGACTTGAGAGAGTTTCAGCTACGCTGGATATGCTTGCGCTGTATTTGCCGAAGGTATTTGGCGCCGCGCTGGTGTTGCTGGTGGGTGTTTTGCTGGCGCAACTGGCCAACGGGCTGGTGCGCGGTGCAGCAGAGGGCGTAGGGCTGGATTACGCTTCGGGCCTGGGGCGAATTGCCCAGGGCCTGGTGATTATTATCAGTTTGTCGGTTGCGATCAGCCAGTTGGAGGTCAAGACTGACCTGCTGAACCATGTAATTGTGATCGTATTGATTACCGTTGGTCTGGCGGTTGCGCTGGCAATGGGATTGGGAAGCAGGGAAATTGCCGGTCAGATTCTTGCGGGAATCTATGTGCGAGAGTTGTATCAGGTTGGGCAACAAGTGCGTGTTGGCGAGGTCGAAGGCCAGATCGAAGAGATCGGCACGGTTAAAACCACATTGCTGACCGATGAGGGTGAGCTAGTCTCTCTCTCCAATCGGATTCTCCTGGAGCAGCATG